The sequence GGTCTTGATGACAATTCCCGCATTGCGATACCGTCCAACAGTCAAGTAAAAATCAGCCACTTGCGGGATGCACGCTTTACAAAAAGTCCCGTCACGGAGATCACGCTTGTGCGAGGTCGGGTCGACTCACAGGTCTCGCCACTGAAGGAAAATAAGGGACGTTTTGAGGTGCGTTCTCCACTCGCCGTCGCCGGCGTTCGGGGTACCAGCTTTCGAGTAAATGTTAGTGATGGAGATATGGCAACTGAAGTCTTGCATGGGGTAGTTGCCGTTGCAAAAAACAATCGCCCTGCCGCCGGTTTCTCGCTACAAGCCGGTCAAGGAACGATCACCGATACGCAGAGCGTTCGCAAATCCGTTGCATTACTTCCGGCACCAACTTTGACCGGAAATTCCGCTTTGCAGGAACGCCCAACCGTGCGCCTTATCGTCGATCAAATGAGCGGTGCGCGGCGTTACCGTGCACAAATTGCGACCGATCAGGCCTTCGAGAATATCTTGTCTGAAATCGATACCGATACTCTTGAGCTCAGGCTTGACGGACTGATCGATGGCAACTACTTTGCAAGGGTGACTGCTATTGACGGCCAAGGCCTCGAAGGTTATCCACGGGAGGCTGCATTTACACTCAAAGCGCGCCCGGAGCCTCCCTTCCCGATTGGTCCAAAAGGAAAAGCGCGCATTTCCGACCCGTCGTTTAGCTGGTCCGAAACACCGGACGCCGCCCATTACCGCATTCAAATAGCCACCGATGATCAGTTCACGCAACTTGTTGTCGATGACGCGACTCTGACATCTGCGCAATTCACCCCGCCCAAGTTAGTGCTTGGTTCGTATTTCTGGCGGATCGCCACAATCGTGACCCGCCAGGGAAAAGAGGATCAGGGTCCATTTGGTGATACTCAGATGGCGTCTCTAATGGCACCTTTGACACTGCCAAATATTAACCCGACCGGAGAAACGTTAGCGTTCAGATGGCACGGCGAACCTGGCCAAAGTTTCGTTATTGAAATCGCCCATGATGCGGCATTCACCTCACTTTTTTTAACACAGAACACGATAGTGCCCGAAATTACCGTAGCAAATCCACCTGACGGCTTCTACTTCGTGCGCGTCAGGGCGATTGACTCCGATGGCTACATCGGCCCATTTTCTGAAGTCCAAAAAATCGCTATAGGCGGCTCATGGAAAACCAGTGACGGCGCGCCGCTCATCAATACCGGCGGCAACACACAAACCGGTTTTTAACCCAACGGGCAGTATCCATTTCGGAGCATAGAATGGTCCCACCGAACGGAGCCTTCTCGGGCGATGTTAAACGCGTTGCCTTGCGCCAATGGTTAGCGCTGACCGTCACGTTGTTGTTATTCACGGCAGCGCTCGGCTATCAAAACGGTTTGGTGCAACTTGACCTGCCGCTTTACGACCAGTTCATGCGCATTAACACGCGACCAGCGCGCGACGACATTATTATTGTCGCGATTGACGATTACAGTATTTCCCAGCTAGGTCGCTGGCCATGGCAGCGTGCCCTCCATGCGCAGGTACTGGATACGATCATGCAAGCCAAACCAAAAGCAATCGGTCTCGACGTAATCATGACCGAGCCGGAATTAAGCACAACCTCCGCCGCTGCCGGTAAGCCCGGACTCAACAACGACGCAGCACTATCGACAGCGTTACAGGCCAGCAATAAGGTCGTCCTGCCGATGGTGACGGCAATGATGGGAAGCAGCATCACGAGCTTATTGCCAATACCCGGTTTTCTGAAGACCGCGCGCACCATTGGACATATCAATCTGGAGCTCGATAAGGATGGCGTAGCACGCAGCGTATTTTTAAAAGAAGGCCAGAATGGTAGCTGGTGGCCACACTTCGCACTGGCATTAGCCAAGATTGGCGAACAGCACGTAACGAATTACCACCTGGGGTTACCCGGCGGACAGGACAGTACAGAGCAGCGCGACAATCATTCGTTAAGTGGTATCGACGATAATAGCGGCGAAGATAGCAACGTCAGCGAAAATCCGGGCAAAGCGGTTCATCACGGGGAATGGCAACGCGACTATCAAATGCACATTCCCTACGCCGGTGGTACCGGACTTTTCCAGTCTATTCCGTATGTTTCCGTGCTCAGAGGCGAAGTTTCGAAGGATTTTTTTTACAATAAATATGTTTTAATCGGGGCAACGGCAGTCGGTATGGCGGACGCTTTCCCCACCCCGGATTCGGGAACGTCCGGCGTCATGCCGGGCATTGAAATCAACGCCAATATTTTAGCCAGTTTGTTGGAACATCGATCGATACGCATCGCGCCAACGTTGCAAACAACCGCCTTCAGCATCGTGCCGGTATTGATAGTTCTATTCAGCTACCTGTTACTCACGCCGCGCTTTTCGTTGATGTTGACCGTGCTCCTGATGCTGATCACCGTCGCGGTCAGCTACGTCACATTTACACATGGATTATGGATCGCGCCGAGTGCGGCACTGATTGGAATGGGATTAGCCTATCCTCTCTGGAGTTGGTGTCGTTTGGAAGCCGCGATTTCCTACCTCGGACAGGAGTTCATACTGCTGGATCAGGAACCACATTTGTTGCCGGAAGCAAAACCTTCAGGCAACCCTCTCTATCACGGTGAAGACCTGTTAGAGCAGCGTATCAATGCGATGCGCAACGCGGCACGTCGGGTGCGCGATTTGCGGCAGTTCATTTCTGACAATCTTGATAGTTTGCCGCATGCGACGCTGATCACCACGATCGACGGTGGCATAGTCGTGGTGAATCGGGTGGCCCAGGATTACTTTGCGTCGCTAGGTATTACGACTATCTATGGCGCTAAGCTTCCTCCATTGTTTGCGCATGTTGCATCCCCACCTCCATTCGAAACGGCCCCCCATCATCCTTTTAATTGGCCAGATTTGCTCAGCATGTCCTATCGTCAGGTACTCGCAGACGGCGTTTCGGTTCAAGATCGGAAAGAACGCGATCTATTGATCAAAAGCGCACCGTGTTACTCCTCCAGTCAAATCTTGAGCGGCTGGATCGTCAGTATTGTGGATATTTCAAGCATTCGTGCGGCAGAACGCAGTCGAGATGAGACCTTACGCTTTTTGTCGCATGATATGCGCGCACCCCAAGCGTCCATTTTAGCGTTGTTAGAATTGCAAAGTGATCCATCCTCAGGATTACCGCAAAAGGAATTTTTCGCACGGATTGAGCGCGCTTCACGAAAAACGTTAGGACTGGCAGACAATTTCGTTCAATTGGCGCGGGCTGAATCGGAATCCTACCGACTTGAAGAAGTTGATTTTCCCGATGTTGTGCTTGATGCCAGCGACGAAATGTGGACCTTGGCCAACAATAAGCAAATCGCCTTGGTCACCGACATCGCCGACGGCGAGTTTGTCACAAGCATTGATCGCGCCTTGATGGCGCGCGCGCTATGTAACCTGATCTCTAACGCGATTAATTATAGCCCTGCGGCAACGACCATTCATTGCGGCTTGCGTCATGGCTTCGATATCCAGGGCGCACCCTCTCACGTCATTTGCGTGATCCGCGATCAAGGCTATGGCATTGCAACGGAAGACCAGGCCAAATTATTTCAACGATTTCAGCGCGTCGCGATTGCGGGACAACCGAAAACTGACGGTTTGGGTCTTGGACTGGTATTTGTCAAAACCGTCATCGAACGACATTTCGGATTGTTATCGTTCAGTAGTATTGTCGGGGAAGGCACCACCTTCACCATAACACTGCCATTGATATCGGCCTGACCATGCAATCACGGCTGAGACATGCGCCGCTTGCTCCACCATAATCATTTGAACATTGACTATCTTTTCATAAGCGATGGGCTAACTTGAAATCATTGAGAAGATTATCTAATGATTAATAAAAAAGGCGTTAGACCTCAAAGAGAACGCCGGGGGTATAATGCCGAGTTATAAAGAGTCCCCTATTTTCCAACAGAGTTATTACCAAAATGCACTTGCTAGCCGTCGGACTCAACCACACCACCGCGCCCGTTTCATTGCGCGAACAGGTGGCCTTTCCCTCTGACCAGATCGGTCAGGCGGTAACGGCGGCGCGTGCATGGTTTAGTGACAACAACGCCTCCGGCGTTGCAGACGAGGTGGCTATTTTATCCACGTGTAATCGTACTGAGCTGTATGCCGCAAGCGAGCTTTCCGGTGGTTCCATTGGATTGAACGACTCCCGCAACATTGATGCGGCAATTGATTCTACCGCCCATTTCCTCGCGCATTACCACAACCTTTCGTACGCCGATCTTCGCCCGCATTTGTACACGTTACCGCATGACCACGCGGCACGCCACGCTTTCCGCGTCGCGTCGGGGCTGGATTCGATGGTGCTGGGCGAACCGCAAATTCTCGGCCAGATGAAAGATGCCGTGCGCCATGCAGATGCCGTTGGCGGCCTTGGGACCTATTTACATCAGTTATTCCAGCGCACCTTTGCGGTGGCAAAAGAAGTCCGAACGACGACCAAAATCGGTGCCCATAGCGTCTCAATGGCGGCAGCAGCGGTACGTATGTCGGAGCGCATTTTCGATGCCATCTCTGGCCAAAACGTCCTGTTTATCGGTGCCGGGGAAATGATCGAGTTATGCGCAACGCACTTTGCGGCACAGAATCCAAAAACCCTGACGGTCGCAAACCGTACCCTTGAGCGGGCCGAAATGTTAGCGCACCGTTTTAGCGGGCAAGCGCTACGGCTGGCAGATTTGCCCGATCAACTGGGCAACTACGACATCATCGTTTCTTGTACTGCATCGTCACTTCCAATTATTGGGTTAGGCATGGTTGAGCGCGCGGTCAAGGCGCGTCGCCATAAACCGATGTTTATGCTCGATCTGGCGGTGCCGCGTGACATCGAAAGCGAAGTCGGCCGTCTCGATGACGTGTTTTTATATACCGTGGACGATCTGGCTTCTGTGGTGCAGACCGGCCTTGAAAGTCGCATGGCTGCCGTATCCCAGGCTGAGGCCATTATCGAAACACGCGTGCAAGCTTTTATGCATTGGATCGATACCCGTGCCGTCGTCCCGGTGATTCAGGATTTGCATGAAAGCAGCGAATTAATGCGAACGCTGGAATTGGAACGGGCCCGCAAGATGCTCGCCAAAGGCGAGGATGTTGATATCGTTTTAGAAGCGCTATCTAAAGGTCTCGCGGCCAAGTTCCTGCATGGACCGCAACAGGCGCTGCACAACGCACAAGGCGACGAGCGCGCTCGCCTCGCCATTTTGCTACCGCAACTATTCCGCAGCAAGCGTTAGCGAAGTCATCCGCCAGCGTCCGCCACTCGGTCTAGTGAGTCGGCACTCCCTCTGTCATCATTCATCCGCAGCGTCCCTCGCTGCAAGCCACTAAAAGTACGCCATGAAGCCATCAATGCTTGCCAAACTTGACCAATTGTCGAATCGACTGGTTGAGGTTAACGATTTACTCAATCAAGAAGAAGCGACTGCCAACATGGACAGCTATCGCAAGCTGTCGCGAGAACACGCAGAATTGGGGCCGTTGGTCACATTGTATTTAGGCTATACCCAGGCCGATGCGGATGTACAGACCGCGATGGAAATGCTATCGGACCCGGATATGAAAGAATTCGCGCAGGAAGAGATTAACAGCGCCAAATCCCGCATGGAACAACTGGAAGCATATCTGCAAAAAATGCTGCTGCCAAAAGATCTTAACGACGAACGCAATATCTTCCTTGAAATCCGGGCAGGTACCGGCGGCGACGAATCCGCGCTATTCGCCGGAGACTTATTGCGGATGTATACCCGTTTTGCAGAACGCAATCGCTGGCAAATCGAGATGGTATCGGCGTCGGACTCCGAAGTCGGCGGATACAAAGAAGTAATCGTGCGCCTGGTAGGATTTGGCGCTTATTCCAAATTAAAATTTGAGTCTGGTGGACACCGTGTACAGCGCGTTCCAACCACTGAAACGCAAGGTCGAATTCACACCTCGGCTTGTACCGTAGCGATCATGCCGGAAGCAGATGAGGTAGCAGACATTGCC is a genomic window of Glaciimonas sp. PAMC28666 containing:
- the hemA gene encoding glutamyl-tRNA reductase, with translation MHLLAVGLNHTTAPVSLREQVAFPSDQIGQAVTAARAWFSDNNASGVADEVAILSTCNRTELYAASELSGGSIGLNDSRNIDAAIDSTAHFLAHYHNLSYADLRPHLYTLPHDHAARHAFRVASGLDSMVLGEPQILGQMKDAVRHADAVGGLGTYLHQLFQRTFAVAKEVRTTTKIGAHSVSMAAAAVRMSERIFDAISGQNVLFIGAGEMIELCATHFAAQNPKTLTVANRTLERAEMLAHRFSGQALRLADLPDQLGNYDIIVSCTASSLPIIGLGMVERAVKARRHKPMFMLDLAVPRDIESEVGRLDDVFLYTVDDLASVVQTGLESRMAAVSQAEAIIETRVQAFMHWIDTRAVVPVIQDLHESSELMRTLELERARKMLAKGEDVDIVLEALSKGLAAKFLHGPQQALHNAQGDERARLAILLPQLFRSKR
- a CDS encoding CHASE2 domain-containing protein, producing the protein MVPPNGAFSGDVKRVALRQWLALTVTLLLFTAALGYQNGLVQLDLPLYDQFMRINTRPARDDIIIVAIDDYSISQLGRWPWQRALHAQVLDTIMQAKPKAIGLDVIMTEPELSTTSAAAGKPGLNNDAALSTALQASNKVVLPMVTAMMGSSITSLLPIPGFLKTARTIGHINLELDKDGVARSVFLKEGQNGSWWPHFALALAKIGEQHVTNYHLGLPGGQDSTEQRDNHSLSGIDDNSGEDSNVSENPGKAVHHGEWQRDYQMHIPYAGGTGLFQSIPYVSVLRGEVSKDFFYNKYVLIGATAVGMADAFPTPDSGTSGVMPGIEINANILASLLEHRSIRIAPTLQTTAFSIVPVLIVLFSYLLLTPRFSLMLTVLLMLITVAVSYVTFTHGLWIAPSAALIGMGLAYPLWSWCRLEAAISYLGQEFILLDQEPHLLPEAKPSGNPLYHGEDLLEQRINAMRNAARRVRDLRQFISDNLDSLPHATLITTIDGGIVVVNRVAQDYFASLGITTIYGAKLPPLFAHVASPPPFETAPHHPFNWPDLLSMSYRQVLADGVSVQDRKERDLLIKSAPCYSSSQILSGWIVSIVDISSIRAAERSRDETLRFLSHDMRAPQASILALLELQSDPSSGLPQKEFFARIERASRKTLGLADNFVQLARAESESYRLEEVDFPDVVLDASDEMWTLANNKQIALVTDIADGEFVTSIDRALMARALCNLISNAINYSPAATTIHCGLRHGFDIQGAPSHVICVIRDQGYGIATEDQAKLFQRFQRVAIAGQPKTDGLGLGLVFVKTVIERHFGLLSFSSIVGEGTTFTITLPLISA
- the prfA gene encoding peptide chain release factor 1 — its product is MKPSMLAKLDQLSNRLVEVNDLLNQEEATANMDSYRKLSREHAELGPLVTLYLGYTQADADVQTAMEMLSDPDMKEFAQEEINSAKSRMEQLEAYLQKMLLPKDLNDERNIFLEIRAGTGGDESALFAGDLLRMYTRFAERNRWQIEMVSASDSEVGGYKEVIVRLVGFGAYSKLKFESGGHRVQRVPTTETQGRIHTSACTVAIMPEADEVADIAINPADIRIDTYRASGAGGQHINKTDSAVRITHIPTGIVVECQDDRSQHKNKASALKVLAARIKDGQLREQQSKEAATRKSLIGSGDRSERIRTYNFPQGRMTDHRINLTLYKLDHIMDGDLEELSNALAAEHQAELLAALADER
- a CDS encoding FecR domain-containing protein, with the translated sequence MQRYTGHPTHDMNSRRFSKIKRLRRVGFMLLAVGIYFQVDAAPLVKLDADSIRVTPTTITYLAHKGDTLSTIAEQLTSSYQNWVALQKINKIPNDRTIPIGTPILIPLGMLVQTPASAKIVAFSGSVNLAAADGSAIPLAIDAKLQEGAQIETGQNSFVTLGLDDNSRIAIPSNSQVKISHLRDARFTKSPVTEITLVRGRVDSQVSPLKENKGRFEVRSPLAVAGVRGTSFRVNVSDGDMATEVLHGVVAVAKNNRPAAGFSLQAGQGTITDTQSVRKSVALLPAPTLTGNSALQERPTVRLIVDQMSGARRYRAQIATDQAFENILSEIDTDTLELRLDGLIDGNYFARVTAIDGQGLEGYPREAAFTLKARPEPPFPIGPKGKARISDPSFSWSETPDAAHYRIQIATDDQFTQLVVDDATLTSAQFTPPKLVLGSYFWRIATIVTRQGKEDQGPFGDTQMASLMAPLTLPNINPTGETLAFRWHGEPGQSFVIEIAHDAAFTSLFLTQNTIVPEITVANPPDGFYFVRVRAIDSDGYIGPFSEVQKIAIGGSWKTSDGAPLINTGGNTQTGF